The proteins below are encoded in one region of Casimicrobium huifangae:
- a CDS encoding carbohydrate ABC transporter permease, whose protein sequence is MQIRASADRWLPKLVLSPTLAASLVFVYGFILITVALSFTESRLLPNWEWAGLERYADLFDNERFWTSAKNLAIFGGLFIGISLIVGLLLAILLDQKIRGEGFLRAVYLYPMALSFIVTGTAWKWLLNPGLGLERIVQQLGWTSFSFDWLVNPDRAIYTVVIAGVWQSAGFAMALFLAGLRGVDSEIIKAAQVDGASALTIYRRIIIPTLRPVFFSVTLILAHIAIKSFDLVMALTGGGPGTASDVPAIFMYQFSFSRGQLGVGAASAVMMLMTIIAVMVPLMYAEARSGQGSR, encoded by the coding sequence ATGCAAATTCGCGCGTCAGCCGATCGCTGGCTCCCCAAGCTCGTGCTTTCGCCCACACTTGCGGCGAGTCTGGTGTTCGTCTACGGTTTCATACTGATTACGGTTGCGCTGTCGTTTACCGAGTCGCGCCTGCTGCCGAACTGGGAGTGGGCCGGGCTGGAGCGTTACGCCGATCTGTTCGACAACGAGCGCTTCTGGACCAGCGCAAAAAATCTGGCAATATTTGGGGGTCTGTTCATCGGCATCAGCCTGATCGTCGGGCTGCTGCTCGCTATCCTGCTTGACCAGAAGATTCGTGGCGAGGGCTTTCTGCGTGCTGTCTACCTGTATCCGATGGCGCTGTCGTTCATCGTCACTGGCACCGCGTGGAAGTGGCTGCTGAATCCCGGGCTCGGGCTTGAGCGTATCGTGCAGCAATTGGGCTGGACCAGCTTCAGTTTCGACTGGCTGGTGAATCCCGATCGCGCGATCTACACGGTGGTCATCGCCGGCGTGTGGCAGAGCGCTGGATTCGCGATGGCATTGTTTCTTGCCGGGTTGCGCGGTGTCGACAGCGAGATCATCAAGGCCGCGCAGGTCGATGGTGCGTCGGCGCTGACAATTTACCGACGCATCATCATCCCGACGCTGCGGCCGGTCTTCTTCTCGGTCACGCTGATCCTCGCGCACATTGCCATCAAGAGTTTCGATCTGGTGATGGCGCTCACCGGTGGCGGGCCGGGCACGGCGTCTGACGTGCCGGCCATCTTCATGTACCAGTTCTCGTTCAGCCGTGGTCAGTTGGGCGTCGGTGCCGCCAGTGCGGTCATGATGCTGATGACCATCATCGCGGTGATGGTGCCGCTGATGTACGCCGAAGCGCGTTCGGGGCAGGGCTCGCGATGA
- a CDS encoding carbohydrate ABC transporter permease — MNRVARYALYGVLLLVALYALAPMWVMVATSLKSLDEIREGSLIAAPHAPTIEPWLKAWSHACTGVRCEGLKPFFLNSLLMTIPAVLISTLIGALNGYALTHWRFRGSDALFTLLLVGCFIPFQVVLLPMARTLGAVGLSDSVWGLIFVHVIYGLAFTTLFFRNYYIGVPGELVKAARVDGAGFFTIFRRILLPISGPIFMVCVIWQFTQIWNDFLFGVVFAGADSQPVTVALNNLVRTSTGVKEYNVDMAAAIIAAAPTLFVYIVAGKYFVRGLTAGAVKG, encoded by the coding sequence ATGAATCGTGTCGCCCGCTATGCCTTGTATGGCGTGCTCCTGCTCGTCGCCCTCTACGCACTGGCGCCGATGTGGGTGATGGTGGCGACCTCGTTGAAGTCGCTGGACGAAATCCGTGAGGGTAGTCTGATTGCGGCACCGCATGCGCCGACCATCGAGCCCTGGCTGAAGGCGTGGAGCCACGCCTGCACGGGCGTGCGTTGCGAGGGCCTGAAACCGTTCTTCCTGAACTCCCTGCTGATGACGATTCCGGCGGTGCTGATATCGACGCTGATCGGTGCGCTGAACGGCTATGCGCTCACCCACTGGCGCTTTCGCGGCTCCGACGCGTTGTTCACCCTGCTGCTGGTCGGCTGCTTCATTCCGTTTCAGGTGGTGCTGCTGCCGATGGCGCGCACGCTGGGCGCCGTCGGCCTGTCAGACTCGGTGTGGGGTTTGATCTTCGTGCATGTGATCTATGGGCTGGCCTTTACGACACTGTTCTTCCGCAACTACTACATTGGCGTTCCCGGCGAACTGGTCAAGGCGGCCCGCGTTGATGGCGCCGGCTTCTTCACCATCTTTCGCCGCATTCTGTTGCCGATCAGCGGGCCGATCTTCATGGTCTGCGTCATATGGCAGTTCACCCAGATTTGGAACGATTTCCTGTTCGGCGTGGTGTTCGCCGGCGCCGATTCGCAACCGGTGACCGTGGCGCTCAACAATCTGGTGCGCACGTCAACCGGTGTCAAGGAATACAACGTCGACATGGCGGCTGCGATCATTGCCGCTGCACCGACCTTGTTCGTCTACATCGTGGCGGGCAAGTATTTCGTGCGCGGGCTGACAGCCGGCGCAGTCAAAGGTTAG
- a CDS encoding ABC transporter ATP-binding protein, with product MASLVVRNIRKTFPNGVEVLKGINLDIADGEFLILVGGSGCGKSTLLNMIAGLETVTEGEIAIGGKRVNDLPPKDRDIAMVFQSYALYPSMSVRENIAFGLSLRKVPKAEQDATIARVAKLLQIEALLDRRPAQLSGGQRQRVAMGRALAREPQIFLFDEPLSNLDAKLRVEMRSEIKLLHKRLGITTVYVTHDQIEAMTLGDKIAVMKDGVVQQFGPPDDIYNRPVNTFVAGFMGSPPMNLIPATVVVEAGVAVARVEEHGKQAAFTLSLRHIAVSDLPPSAAPIEVLLGVRPEHMTDALRADTSHERITVHVDITELTGADTLAFVTLGGERCVCRLHPSAPIHDHLIELAVDTRSVALFDRATGRAIAFSSR from the coding sequence ATGGCCAGTCTCGTTGTCAGGAACATTCGCAAAACCTTCCCCAATGGCGTCGAGGTGCTGAAGGGCATCAACCTCGATATTGCCGATGGCGAATTCCTGATTCTGGTCGGTGGTTCTGGCTGTGGCAAAAGCACATTGCTCAACATGATCGCCGGGCTGGAGACAGTCACCGAGGGCGAAATCGCCATCGGTGGCAAACGCGTCAATGACCTGCCGCCGAAGGATCGCGACATCGCGATGGTGTTCCAGAGCTACGCGCTTTATCCGTCGATGAGTGTGCGCGAGAACATTGCATTTGGGCTGTCGCTGCGCAAGGTGCCCAAGGCCGAGCAGGACGCGACGATTGCCCGCGTTGCGAAACTTCTGCAGATCGAAGCGCTGCTTGATCGCCGTCCGGCGCAACTGTCTGGAGGCCAGCGCCAGCGCGTAGCGATGGGAAGGGCGCTGGCGCGCGAGCCGCAGATATTCCTGTTCGACGAGCCGCTGTCTAACCTTGACGCCAAGCTCCGCGTCGAGATGCGCAGCGAGATCAAGCTGCTGCACAAGCGGCTGGGCATCACCACGGTCTACGTCACGCACGACCAGATTGAGGCGATGACGCTGGGCGACAAGATCGCGGTGATGAAGGATGGTGTGGTGCAGCAGTTCGGCCCCCCAGACGACATCTACAACCGGCCGGTGAACACCTTCGTCGCCGGGTTCATGGGCTCGCCGCCGATGAATCTGATCCCCGCTACCGTCGTGGTGGAAGCCGGCGTCGCCGTCGCCCGCGTAGAGGAGCATGGCAAGCAGGCGGCGTTCACGCTGTCGCTGCGCCATATTGCCGTCAGCGATTTGCCGCCTTCCGCTGCGCCCATCGAGGTACTGCTGGGCGTGCGACCCGAGCACATGACTGATGCGCTGCGTGCCGATACGTCGCATGAGCGCATCACTGTGCACGTCGATATCACCGAACTGACTGGCGCCGATACGCTGGCCTTTGTGACGCTCGGCGGCGAGCGCTGCGTGTGCCGGCTGCATCCATCGGCACCGATCCACGATCATCTGATCGAACTGGCCGTCGACACGCGTTCGGTGGCCTTGTTTGATCGTGCTACTGGCAGAGCTATCGCGTTTTCGTCTCGTTAG
- a CDS encoding DUF1800 domain-containing protein: MLRRWPADYRSLLIGSIVVLIWLLASLSAPAATLTLTATAGPISNGRATVTASYTSSGHDNDTVRLYVNGKRWGASAGASGMWDVPDLAVGTYKFIARTNGSNAQWSNEVILTFGTVTPPAASDPKRVDAARFLTQASFGARTTADIDDVVNRTPAAWLDSQFTAPWGTHASYLAAIRATGGRVEEQHIYEAIWQNLIFGDARLRARVALALSEIMVVSNIAPDQDTDALAFWMDTLYKNAFGNYRTLLRDVTLQPAMGYYLNMLGNDKEDPATGRMPNENYAREVLQLFSIGLVQLNDDGTPKRDTAGQTIPTYDQTVVQGFAKVFTGWSFGGNDTSFSAGFNPPKENWTLEMANWPSHHSTGPKQLLNGVAIPAGQTAQKDLDDALDNIANHPNVGPFMAKRLIQFLVTSNPSPAYMTRVVAVWNNNGAGVRGDLEAVVRAILLDDEARSPSAASVSYGKLREPMVRFVHFVNAMGGKSKNGRNSVWWLDSPDDYLGQSPLLSVSVFNFFSPFYTRPGAIAQAGLVAPEFQNASDTQVVGSTNFFSRMISDGGIGFDDANRVDFDTTPWLAAASSTGGLLDRMNWLLFSGSMSNSTRTVLEKAINAVPANRPSDRLLVALNIAVIAPEFVIQR, from the coding sequence TTGCTGAGGCGCTGGCCGGCCGATTACCGGTCCCTGCTAATCGGTTCTATCGTCGTCCTGATCTGGCTGCTGGCTTCGCTCAGTGCTCCGGCGGCGACACTGACCCTGACCGCCACTGCCGGACCGATCAGCAATGGTCGGGCAACGGTGACCGCCAGTTACACCAGCAGCGGGCACGACAACGATACCGTCCGGCTCTACGTCAATGGCAAACGCTGGGGCGCGAGCGCCGGTGCCAGCGGCATGTGGGACGTGCCTGACCTTGCTGTTGGCACCTACAAGTTCATCGCGCGAACCAACGGCAGCAATGCGCAGTGGTCGAATGAGGTGATACTCACTTTCGGCACCGTCACCCCACCGGCAGCCAGCGATCCCAAACGGGTCGATGCCGCAAGGTTCCTCACCCAGGCGAGCTTCGGTGCCCGTACAACGGCTGATATCGACGACGTAGTCAATCGCACGCCAGCGGCGTGGCTCGACAGCCAGTTCACTGCGCCGTGGGGCACTCACGCCAGTTATCTCGCAGCCATTCGGGCGACTGGTGGCCGGGTGGAGGAGCAGCACATCTACGAGGCGATCTGGCAGAACCTGATCTTTGGTGACGCCCGCCTGCGCGCCCGCGTCGCACTCGCCCTGTCCGAGATCATGGTGGTATCGAACATCGCCCCTGATCAGGACACCGACGCACTCGCCTTCTGGATGGACACTCTCTACAAGAACGCGTTTGGCAACTATCGCACGCTGCTGCGCGATGTGACCCTGCAGCCAGCGATGGGCTATTACCTCAACATGCTCGGCAACGACAAGGAAGACCCGGCGACCGGGCGCATGCCGAACGAGAACTACGCACGCGAAGTGCTGCAACTGTTCTCGATCGGACTGGTGCAGTTGAACGACGATGGCACCCCCAAGCGTGATACTGCCGGGCAAACGATCCCGACCTACGACCAGACCGTGGTGCAGGGCTTTGCCAAAGTGTTTACTGGCTGGAGCTTTGGCGGCAACGACACGTCCTTCTCGGCAGGTTTCAATCCGCCGAAAGAAAACTGGACACTGGAGATGGCCAATTGGCCGAGCCATCACTCCACCGGTCCCAAGCAGTTATTGAACGGCGTGGCGATTCCCGCCGGACAAACCGCGCAGAAGGATCTCGATGACGCGCTCGACAACATCGCCAACCATCCCAACGTCGGGCCGTTCATGGCCAAGCGGCTGATCCAGTTCCTGGTGACCAGCAATCCGTCGCCGGCCTATATGACGCGCGTTGTGGCGGTGTGGAACAACAATGGCGCCGGCGTTCGTGGCGACTTGGAAGCGGTGGTGCGCGCCATTTTGCTGGACGATGAGGCGCGAAGTCCGTCTGCTGCCAGTGTGAGCTACGGCAAACTGCGCGAACCAATGGTGCGCTTCGTGCACTTTGTCAATGCGATGGGCGGCAAGTCGAAGAATGGCCGCAATTCGGTGTGGTGGCTCGATTCGCCCGATGACTACCTGGGGCAGTCGCCGTTGCTGTCGGTGTCGGTGTTCAACTTCTTTTCGCCGTTTTACACGCGACCCGGTGCCATCGCGCAGGCCGGGCTGGTCGCACCCGAGTTCCAGAATGCGTCCGACACCCAGGTGGTGGGCAGCACCAATTTTTTCTCGCGGATGATCAGCGACGGGGGGATTGGTTTTGACGACGCGAACCGCGTCGATTTCGACACGACACCTTGGCTGGCTGCTGCCTCGTCAACTGGCGGCCTGCTGGACCGCATGAATTGGCTGCTGTTCTCGGGGAGCATGTCGAACAGTACGCGAACCGTGCTTGAGAAGGCGATCAACGCGGTGCCGGCAAACCGGCCGTCGGACCGTTTGTTGGTGGCGCTGAATATCGCGGTCATCGCACCTGAGTTTGTTATTCAGCGATAG
- a CDS encoding DUF1501 domain-containing protein, with product MSKYFSPDATQLLQSRRRVLRLGAVAPLALGGGLMAGLTRAAFAQSAATDYRALVGVFLFGGNDGNNLLIPLDAAGFGDYQRGRGRLALDRGSLTAINPTNTGGRQFALHPSMGALSALFESGQCAAVANVGPLLQPLTRTQWQNNTAQTPPNLFSHSDQQSQWQTGTADSSIKLGWGGRVADQIASMNGVQNVATAIAVNGRSSFQQGATVTPFQVSSSGSFGFDAYEAGATDPLAVGFGEMINVARGHLFEAAWNETIKRGITTQQVFQQALNSGPALTTVFPGTGLGDQLRTVARLIQARASFGVKRQVFFCSIGGFDTHGIDQLADQAELLGIVSDAIAAFYRATVELGVASQVTSFTMSDFGRDFPANGSGGSDHGWGSHHVVVGGGVAGRKLYGTFPTLRVDGPDDTSGGRWIPTTSTEQYAAALGGNFFGLTAAQLADVFPRLNRFPAGPLPMF from the coding sequence ATGAGCAAATACTTCTCTCCTGATGCAACACAACTGCTGCAATCCCGCCGTCGCGTGCTGAGGCTTGGGGCGGTGGCGCCGCTCGCCCTCGGCGGTGGACTGATGGCCGGGCTGACCCGTGCCGCTTTCGCGCAAAGCGCTGCCACTGACTACCGGGCGCTGGTGGGTGTTTTTCTGTTTGGCGGCAATGACGGCAACAATCTCCTGATCCCGCTGGATGCAGCGGGCTTTGGCGACTATCAGCGTGGGCGCGGTCGTCTGGCGCTGGATCGCGGCTCTCTGACTGCCATCAATCCAACCAACACCGGCGGACGCCAGTTTGCGCTGCATCCGTCGATGGGGGCACTGTCGGCGCTGTTTGAAAGCGGTCAATGCGCCGCTGTTGCCAACGTGGGGCCATTGTTGCAGCCATTGACGCGTACGCAATGGCAGAACAACACGGCGCAGACGCCACCCAATCTTTTCTCGCATAGCGACCAGCAGTCGCAATGGCAGACCGGGACGGCTGACAGTTCGATCAAGCTGGGGTGGGGTGGTCGGGTAGCCGACCAGATCGCGTCAATGAACGGCGTGCAGAACGTGGCCACGGCCATTGCGGTCAACGGTCGCAGCAGTTTTCAGCAGGGCGCCACCGTGACGCCGTTTCAAGTGTCATCCTCCGGCAGTTTTGGCTTCGACGCCTATGAGGCCGGGGCCACCGATCCGCTGGCGGTCGGTTTCGGTGAGATGATCAACGTGGCGCGCGGGCACTTGTTCGAGGCGGCATGGAACGAAACGATCAAGCGTGGCATCACTACCCAGCAGGTCTTCCAGCAGGCGCTGAACAGCGGGCCAGCACTGACAACTGTGTTTCCCGGTACCGGTCTGGGTGATCAATTGCGCACGGTAGCACGGCTGATACAGGCGCGCGCCAGCTTTGGCGTGAAGCGGCAGGTGTTCTTCTGCTCAATCGGCGGTTTTGATACGCACGGCATCGACCAGTTGGCGGACCAGGCGGAGCTGCTTGGCATTGTCAGCGATGCAATAGCGGCTTTCTACCGCGCCACGGTCGAGCTGGGCGTTGCCAGCCAGGTCACCTCGTTCACCATGAGCGACTTCGGCCGCGATTTCCCGGCCAATGGCAGTGGCGGGTCGGACCACGGCTGGGGCAGTCACCATGTGGTGGTTGGGGGCGGCGTGGCAGGGCGCAAGCTGTATGGCACCTTCCCGACGCTGCGTGTGGATGGCCCCGATGACACCAGCGGCGGTCGCTGGATCCCGACCACATCAACCGAGCAGTACGCCGCAGCACTCGGTGGTAACTTCTTTGGGTTGACGGCGGCGCAGCTTGCCGACGTATTTCCAAGGCTCAACCGTTTCCCTGCGGGGCCACTGCCGATGTTCTGA
- a CDS encoding DMT family transporter: MQSAPATISTAGARVAIPAFIFVWATGYVVAKLAAKDAEALSFLIVRYLGVMIMMALLAVLAGARWPNKRDALHIAVAGVMIQAIYLGGVWVSIRMGLSAGVAALIVNLQPVLTICLAHWTGERVNARQIAGVAVGFVGVMIVLYAKLAGVSAQSLGWPTLICFVALLGTTFGVLYQKRFVPHFDLRAGQAIQFAAATAATLPFAWAFESFSIRWTTEVIIAMAWSILVLSGVGITLMFYLLRTGSVTRLTSTMYVVPGLTAILAWLMFDEKLGGNVIVGMAVTLLGIYLVVAPSRRRPETASS, encoded by the coding sequence ATGCAATCGGCTCCAGCAACAATTTCAACGGCAGGCGCTCGCGTCGCCATCCCGGCTTTCATCTTCGTCTGGGCAACTGGCTACGTCGTCGCCAAGCTGGCCGCGAAAGACGCCGAAGCGCTGTCGTTCCTGATCGTCCGTTACCTGGGTGTGATGATCATGATGGCGTTGCTGGCGGTGCTTGCCGGTGCCAGGTGGCCCAACAAGCGCGACGCGCTGCATATCGCGGTGGCGGGCGTGATGATTCAGGCGATTTATCTCGGCGGCGTCTGGGTATCCATCCGCATGGGCCTGTCGGCGGGCGTTGCCGCGCTCATTGTCAACTTGCAGCCGGTATTGACCATTTGTCTCGCGCACTGGACGGGAGAGCGAGTCAACGCGCGACAGATCGCCGGTGTTGCCGTGGGTTTTGTGGGCGTGATGATTGTGCTGTACGCCAAACTGGCGGGCGTTTCCGCGCAGTCGCTGGGTTGGCCAACGCTGATCTGCTTTGTAGCGCTGCTGGGGACGACCTTTGGCGTGCTCTACCAGAAGCGCTTCGTGCCGCACTTCGACTTGCGTGCCGGGCAGGCGATTCAGTTCGCCGCAGCGACGGCTGCAACGCTGCCTTTCGCCTGGGCATTCGAGAGTTTCTCGATCCGCTGGACCACCGAAGTCATCATTGCGATGGCGTGGAGCATTCTGGTGCTTTCCGGCGTTGGCATCACGCTGATGTTTTATCTGCTGCGTACGGGTTCGGTGACGCGGCTGACCAGCACCATGTACGTGGTGCCGGGGTTGACCGCGATCCTGGCGTGGCTGATGTTTGACGAGAAACTGGGCGGCAACGTGATCGTCGGCATGGCGGTCACGTTGCTGGGTATTTATCTCGTTGTGGCGCCGTCACGTCGGCGCCCCGAAACCGCTTCTAGTTGA
- a CDS encoding esterase/lipase family protein — MTAGIRPDPSAPHRTGNVGDDLRGVGKLAIDATTSITSLVEAMHGGIKRPLRKGSPDARAGGIAGLVYSSVRGITRGVGFGIDAALRLLSPALRDVPDVRGRDSILSIVNGVMGDYLQQSGNPLAIDMEWRVGGRRLEITPDAIRHSIADVSGKLLIMVHGLCMNDLRWQRSSEAGPHDHGAALHNELGYTAVYLRYNTGLHIATNGRQLSQALEALVTAWPVPVESITIVAHSMGGLVARSACCYGEETPSTWRRRLRKMVFLGTPHAGAPLERGGRWLESVLGSTPYAAPLARLGRLRSAGITDLRYGRVREEDWHGSNRFETNESSIHPLPLPTDVDCFAIGGTIGREPDDLKGRLLGDGLVPLASALGQHKDAHRALAFPPSHTAVLPGIDHLQLLGAPAAYAALRGFLSDGTAPAQTEEYAAAAHHEEGA; from the coding sequence ATGACAGCAGGCATTCGTCCTGACCCGTCCGCCCCGCACCGCACGGGTAACGTGGGCGACGACCTTCGCGGCGTAGGCAAGCTCGCCATTGACGCGACAACCAGCATCACCAGCCTGGTCGAGGCGATGCACGGCGGCATCAAACGGCCGCTCCGCAAGGGCAGCCCGGACGCTCGTGCGGGCGGCATTGCCGGCCTCGTGTATAGCAGCGTTCGCGGCATCACGCGAGGCGTTGGCTTTGGCATCGACGCTGCGCTGCGGCTGCTGTCACCGGCCCTGCGAGACGTGCCTGATGTGCGCGGGCGGGACAGCATCCTGAGCATCGTCAATGGCGTGATGGGTGACTACCTGCAGCAAAGCGGTAACCCGCTCGCCATCGACATGGAGTGGCGCGTCGGCGGCCGGCGACTGGAGATAACGCCAGATGCAATCAGGCACAGCATCGCCGACGTCAGCGGCAAGCTGCTGATCATGGTGCATGGCCTGTGCATGAACGATCTGCGCTGGCAGCGCAGCAGCGAGGCTGGCCCGCATGATCACGGCGCCGCGCTACACAACGAGCTTGGCTACACCGCCGTTTACCTTCGCTACAACACCGGCCTGCACATTGCCACCAACGGTCGCCAGCTTTCGCAGGCGCTGGAGGCGCTGGTCACCGCCTGGCCAGTACCGGTCGAGTCGATCACCATCGTCGCCCACAGCATGGGCGGACTGGTCGCCCGTAGTGCCTGCTGCTACGGCGAGGAAACACCGTCAACGTGGCGCCGCCGTTTGCGCAAAATGGTCTTCCTGGGCACACCGCATGCCGGTGCCCCACTGGAGCGCGGCGGGCGCTGGCTGGAATCGGTGCTTGGTTCAACGCCTTACGCTGCGCCGCTCGCACGACTGGGCCGGCTACGCAGCGCGGGCATCACCGATCTGCGCTATGGCAGAGTCCGCGAGGAAGACTGGCATGGCAGTAATCGTTTCGAAACCAACGAATCGTCAATTCATCCGCTGCCATTGCCGACAGACGTCGATTGCTTCGCCATCGGCGGCACCATTGGGCGCGAACCTGACGACCTGAAGGGGCGACTGCTGGGTGACGGCCTTGTGCCCCTCGCCAGCGCATTGGGGCAGCACAAGGACGCCCACCGGGCGCTGGCCTTTCCGCCGTCTCACACAGCAGTTCTTCCAGGGATTGACCACCTGCAACTGCTTGGCGCGCCCGCTGCCTATGCCGCGTTGCGCGGCTTCCTCAGCGACGGGACCGCCCCTGCGCAGACAGAAGAGTATGCTGCTGCAGCCCACCACGAGGAAGGAGCCTGA
- a CDS encoding methionine synthase: protein MTHALFPTSIAGSLPKPAWLSETNKLWPQWRAQGDELDAAKRDATLLWIKEQEDAGVDIITDGEQSRQHFVHGFLEYVEGIDFEHKVKMGIRNNRYDAMVPVVVGPLKLKGRVHQREAQLMRAHSTHKIKITMPGPMTIIDTLSDNYYGDKVKLAMAFAELLNQEARALQADGVDVVQFDEPAFNVYMDDVKRWGIDALHRCIEGLTCTTAVHICYGYGIKANLDWKETLGSEWRQYEEIFPALAASRIDQISLECMHAKVPMHLMALLKGKTVMVGVIDVASDAIETPQEVADTIGKALEFVPRDKLIPCTNCGMAPMDRGIARAKLNALAQGAQLARSLYGK, encoded by the coding sequence ATGACCCACGCCCTCTTCCCCACCTCCATCGCAGGCAGCCTGCCAAAGCCGGCCTGGCTGTCCGAGACCAACAAGCTGTGGCCTCAATGGCGGGCACAGGGCGACGAGCTCGACGCTGCCAAGCGCGACGCCACCCTGCTCTGGATCAAGGAGCAGGAGGACGCCGGCGTTGACATCATCACTGACGGCGAACAGTCCCGGCAGCACTTCGTGCACGGCTTTCTCGAATACGTCGAAGGCATCGACTTCGAACACAAGGTGAAGATGGGCATCCGTAACAACCGCTATGACGCGATGGTGCCGGTGGTGGTTGGCCCGCTCAAGCTGAAAGGGCGAGTGCATCAGCGCGAAGCACAATTGATGCGCGCTCACAGCACCCACAAGATCAAGATCACCATGCCCGGCCCGATGACCATCATCGATACGTTGTCGGACAATTACTACGGTGACAAGGTGAAGCTGGCGATGGCCTTCGCCGAACTGCTCAACCAGGAAGCGCGCGCGTTGCAGGCCGATGGCGTGGACGTGGTTCAGTTCGACGAACCAGCGTTCAATGTGTACATGGACGACGTCAAGCGCTGGGGTATTGACGCCCTGCACCGCTGCATCGAAGGGCTGACCTGCACGACGGCCGTTCACATCTGCTACGGCTATGGCATCAAGGCCAATCTCGACTGGAAGGAGACACTTGGCAGCGAGTGGCGGCAATACGAGGAAATCTTCCCGGCACTCGCGGCCAGCCGCATTGACCAGATTTCGCTTGAGTGCATGCACGCGAAAGTGCCGATGCATCTGATGGCGCTGCTGAAAGGCAAGACGGTCATGGTCGGCGTCATCGATGTCGCGAGCGATGCGATTGAAACGCCGCAGGAGGTTGCTGACACCATCGGCAAGGCGCTCGAATTCGTGCCACGCGACAAGCTGATCCCGTGCACCAACTGCGGCATGGCGCCGATGGACCGTGGCATTGCGCGGGCCAAGCTCAATGCGCTGGCGCAAGGCGCGCAATTAGCTAGGTCGCTCTACGGCAAATGA